The following proteins are encoded in a genomic region of Brachypodium distachyon strain Bd21 chromosome 1, Brachypodium_distachyon_v3.0, whole genome shotgun sequence:
- the LOC100832376 gene encoding uncharacterized protein LOC100832376, whose translation MLMPILAKISQSTCPVASCFGQHHRHTRYHGRYCTWWGARSKVILSPCSVFGPTNGAPSGEIVKKRKIVEHIILLRGKPNISDAEEKDMLDYLYTSQYQMRGILAVSLGRIERPNTENFTHAVFMRFQQKEDIAKFQSSTYYSKVLDEHVKPVSYGLVSVDFESEVEDDITPLFRRGEDFNYGVEFILLLSFLETASGEAVEDALAHLQKLIIQCSSFIVQATSGCCLNLMESRYSNAAVIRFPSFDDFKLFRDSVEYKDMWASKLDPVVERSLELHFIVDPVGSQLM comes from the exons ATGCTGATGCCAATTTTAGCTAAGATTTCTCAGTCTACATGTCCTGTTGCAAGTTGCTTTGGGCAGCATCACCGCCACACTCGATATCATGGCCGTT ATTGTACTTGGTGGGGGGCTAGAAGTAAGGTGATTCTTTCCCCTTGCAGTGTATTTGGACCCACGAATGGCGCTCCATCTGGTGAAATTGTTAAAAAAAG AAAGATTGTGGAGCACATTATTCTGCTTAGAGGCAAGCCAAATATCTCCGATGCTGAAGAGAAGGACATGCTTGATTACTTGTATACATCTCAGTATCAGATGAGAGGGATACTCGCAGTGTCATTAG GCCGCATAGAGCGCCCTAATACCGAGAACTTCACACACGCTGTCTTCATGCGTTTCCAGCAGAAGGAAGACATTGCAAAGTTCCAAAGTAGCACATACTATTCCAAAGTTCTTGACGAGCACGTAAAACCCGTTTCCTAT GGCTTGGTTTCTGTAGATTTTGAATCTGAGGTGGAAGATGACATTACCCCTCTCTTTCGGAGGGGCGAG GATTTTAACTATGGTGTCGAGTTTATACTGTTGTTATCTTTCCTGGAGACTGCATCTGGAGAGGCAGTGGAGGATGCATTAGCTCATCTTCAGAAGCTGATCATCCAATGCAGTTCCTTCATTGTGCAGGCAACCTCAG GTTGCTGCCTGAATCTTATGGAAAGTCGGTACAGTAACGCAGCAGTCATCCGTTTCCCATCAT TCGACGACTTCAAATTATTCAGGGACAGCGTGGAGTACAAGGAT ATGTGGGCGTCGAAGCTTGATCCGGTCGTCGAGAGGTCCCTGGAGCTGCATTTCATCGTTGATCCCGTGGGCAGCCAACTGATGTAG
- the LOC100832693 gene encoding uncharacterized protein LOC100832693: MAAARLLLVLAAAATLLAAASARPCGHAQTLLISFSSVSRPNPDPANPSPLTTTVVTVLRVRRLGPHRHPHLQIHRPAEPLPKSLPGAAAAQPSSFQERAKDILVVVSGLLFGFGCGALTAASMYLVWSLLASIGGASYEEVYSDDEDDEEEVSDGAESPKKAGYVIIHDTEEYAAGKN; this comes from the coding sequence atggccgccgcccgcctcctcctcgtcctcgccgccgcggcgacgctcctcgcggcggcctccgcgcGCCCCTGCGGCCACGCGCAGACGCTGctcatctccttctcctccgtctCCAGGCCCAACCCAGACCCGGCCAACCCTTCGCCGCTCACCACCACCGTCGTCACCGTGCTCCGCgtccgccgcctcggcccgcatcgccacccccacctccagATCCACCGCCCCGCCGAGCCCCTCCCCAAGTCcctccccggcgccgccgccgcccagccgtCGTCCTTCCAGGAGCGCGCGAAGGacatcctcgtcgtcgtctcggGCCTCCTCTTCGGCTTCGGCTGCGGCGCgctcaccgccgcctccatgtaCCTCGTCTGGTCCCTCCTCGCCTCCATCGGCGGCGCATCCTACGAGGAGGTCTacagcgacgacgaggacgacgaggaagaggtGTCCGACGGCGCCGAGAGCCCCAAGAAGGCCGGCTACGTCATCATCCACGACACCGAGGAGTACGCTGCCGGTAAGAATTAA